A stretch of the Triplophysa dalaica isolate WHDGS20190420 chromosome 19, ASM1584641v1, whole genome shotgun sequence genome encodes the following:
- the LOC130408138 gene encoding urokinase plasminogen activator surface receptor-like yields the protein MHLNIFTVLIFTLHAEGHVLKCYNCTDLLGPCVKEEMMCSTQEALCSSQTTVQSIGNASQSTKIKSCTEPKMCVNGSVNFGITRTATTMQCCFTDLCNSRDVSDSSSNTLNGKQCYYCNKKSCVNKVNCAGSEDHCIKAKVNSESMSMTVKGCASKSMCDVPSQISQVYSDISCCEGNLCNSAKSITQNLLILLSWPFISYIMFH from the exons ATGCATCTGAACATCTTCACGGTTCTAATTTTCACTCTTCATGCGGAAG GACACGTGCTCAAATGTTATAACTGCACAGATCTGTTGGGTCCTTGTGTGAAGGAAGAGATGATGTGTTCCACTCAAGAGGCTTTATGTTCAAGTCAAACAACTGTACAATCCATTG gaaaCGCTTCACAAAGCACGAAGATAAAAAGCTGTACAGAGCCAAAGATGTGTGTTAATGGATCTGTCAACTTCGGCATTACAAGAACAGCAACAACTATGCAGTGCTGTTTCACAGACCTCTGTAATAGCCGAGATGTTTCAG ATTCCAGCTCTAACACCCTGAATGGAAAACAATGTTACTACTGTAATAAGAAAAGTTGCGTTAATAAAGTAAACTGCGCAGGATCTGAAGACCACTGCATTAAAGCAAAAG TAAATTCGGAATCTATGTCAATGACTGTTAAGGGATGTGCATCCAAATCCATGTGTGATGTCCCATCACAAATATCTCAAGTATATTCAGACATCTCATGCTGTGAGGGGAATCTGTGTAACAGCGCTAAGAGCATCACTCAGAACCTCCTCATTCTCCTCTCATGGCCGTTCATCTCCTACATCATGTTTCACTGA